The genomic region CTTCTTGAGATGAAGGTCAATTACCTGCATTGGCGTAAAGGTATGGGCAGGGCCGATTATCCCCTGAAATTTTCCAGCAATGATGCGTGCGCTCCCACCTACATTCTGGAGGTCGACAGAAGGTATCTGTTTATCCAAAATAGCTTGGTAAGCAGGCTGAGTCATCTTATCTTTTGCAGGTAGATTTATCCAAAGCTGCACCATTCTCAATATGCCGCCGCGCTTAGCAAAACTTTCTGCATGAAATTCTTCATGCAAGATACCCGAACCAGCAGTCATCCACTGCACATCACCGGGGCCAATTACACCGCCTTGGCCTGTGGAGTCTTTATGCGCTACTTCACCATCGTAAACAATCGTCACTGTTTCAAAACCACGATGGGGGTGAGAGCCCACTCCTTTGCGCTCCGTCGTTGGCAAAAATTCTGCTGGGCCTGCGTAGTCCAGCATCAAGAATGGACTCATTTGTTTTCCTAGGTTCTGATAGAAAAACAAAGTGCGAACCGGAAAACCATCGCCTACCCAATGTCCTTGATCGTTACCTTGTATGCCAATGAGTTTTTTCATGTATTCCAGTGGCCTCGAACTACTGTTCAGATTTACTCTACCGTGACGCTCTTCGCTAAATTACGTGGCTTGTCTACATCTGTGCCCAAGGCGCAGGCCGTGTGATACGCCAGGAGTTGCAAAGGCACTACATGCAAGATCGGGGAGAGGTCGCCATAGTGTTCTGGCAAGCGAATGACATTGATGCCTTCGCTACTAGTGATCTCCGTATCTTGATCCGCAAATACATATAGCTTGCCACCACGGGCTTTAACTTCTTGCATATTCGACTTCAGCTTTTCTAATAGCTCATCTTTAGGTGCTACGGTGACTACTGGCATCTTTTCAGTCACTAGAGCAAGAGGACCGTGCTTGAGTTCCCCGGCTGGATAAGCCTCAGCATGAATATAAGAAATCTCTTTTAATTTAAGTGCGCCCTCTAGTGCAATTGGGTAATGCATACCACGGCCCAAGAAGAGCGCATTTTCACATTTAGCAAATGCATCGCTCCAGGCAATAATTTGTGGCTCTAGCGCTAAGACCGCTTGTAAGGCTTTAGGTAAATGGCGCAACTCCCGAAGTATTTCTTTTTCACGCTCAGGCAATATTCTGCCAGCACGCTTAGCTAGGGATACTGCTAAAAGATAGAGTGCGACTAGTTGAGTCGTAAATGCTTTTGTAGAGGCGACTCCGATTTCAGTACCGGCCTTGGTTAAAAAACTCCATTTAGTTTCTCGCACCATGGCACTACTGCCCACATTACAAATAGACAGCGTATAGGGATGCCCCAAAGCTTGCGCATGCCGCAAAGCCGCTAAAGTATCCGCTGTTTCACCAGACTGAGATACCACCACAATCAGCGCATTGGGATTGGGAACTGTCGTGCGATAACGATACTCGCTAGCAATCTCTACTTGGGTTGGTACACCCGCTAAATCTTCTAACCAATACTTGGCAACACAGGCAGAGTAATAGCTGGTGCCACAAGCCAAAATCAAAATATGATCAAACTTCTTCCACTCTTCTGGATCCGCATGAAATAGTTCCGGGCCAAAACTAGCGATGTTGGCCAGCGTATCTCCTATAGCCCTAGGCTGCTCAAAGATTTCTTTTTGCATATAGTGCTGATAGGGACCCAGATCTACAGACTCCGCTTGCGCAGGCATTGGCTTTAACTCTCTTTGCACTAACTGGCCAGCGCGATCCATCACTTCAACTGAATCTGCTTTCAAAATAGCAATATCGCCTTCCTCCAAATACATCATGGATTGCGCCTTACCTGCCAGTGCTAAAGCATCCGAAGCTAGAAAGTGTTCATGCTCACCATGGGCTACTACGAGTGGCGAACCTGCACGCGCACCTACTAAAGTTTTGGGGCTATCTTGTGCAATTACCCCAATCGCATACGCACCATGCAACTTTGGCAATACAGCCTTCACCGCTAAAGCCAAATTCTTTTGACCGTCAGCGACATACTGCTGATGAACTAAATGGGCAATGACCTCGGTATCGGTTTCTGAAGTGAAGACATAAGCTGCAGCCTGCAATTGAGCACGCAAAGTCTCGTAGTTCTCAATAATGCCGTTATGTACGACAGCGATTAAGCCATTCGAGATATGGGGATGGGCATTTTGCGTATCCGGCTTACCATGTGTTGCCCAACGGGTATGGGCAATACCTAGTGTTCCATGAAAATCTTTACTTTGCTCTGCTAACTCAGCAACGCGTGCCGTGGTCCGCGCTCTTTCAATGGGATGCTTGGCATCAGCGCCATCAATCACAGCAAAGCCACAAGAGTCATAGCCGCGATACTCGAGACGGCGCAAACCCTCCACCAACACATCTACGATATTTTTATTAGAGATTGCCCCAACAATGCCACACATTATTTTTTACCCTTAGCTACAACCTTCTTGGCAACTTTCTTCTTGGCAGAAACTTTTGAAGCAGCTACTTTTTTCTCTTGCTTTATCGGACGCTCCCAAGGAAGAGAAATTTGTTTCGCACGGGATACCGTTAACTGGTTAGGAGGTGCATCTTTTGTCAAAGTAGTGCCAGCACCTAAGGTAGCGCCTCGCCCAACTCGCACTGGGGCAACGAGCTGAGTATCTGAACCAATAAAGACATCGTCCTCAATAATAGTCTGGTGCTTATTAACACCATCGTAATTACAAGTGATCGTACCTGCACCAATATTGACGCGTGCACCCACAATTGAATCACCTACATAAGCTAAATGATTCGCCTTACTATTTGCAGCAATCCGACTATTTTTTACTTCGACAAAGTTACCGATATGAACATCATTAGCTAAGTCAGCACCAGGACGTAAGCGTGCATATGGGCCAATGACAGAAGCAGCACCCACCTTTGCGCCATCAAGATGACTAAAAGCATGAATGGCAACCTGTTTACCAATCGTACTATTGCGAATAATGCTGTAAGGGCCAATCCGTGTTCCAGAGCCTAATGTGACATCGCCTTCAAATACACAGCCTACGTCAATGAAGACATCTGTCCCGCACTCAAGAGTACCGCGGACATCAATACGCGCAGGATCTGCAAGCGATACACCGGCATCCATTAATTGCGTAGCAATATGCTGTTGATGCACACGCTCAAGAGCAGCCAACTGATCACGACTATTGACGCCTACCGTTTCATATTCAGCATCGGCTTGTGTAGTGCGAATAGGTACGCCATCCTTAACCGCCATCGCAATCACATCAGTTAAATAATATTCGCCCTGAGCATTGCTGGCACGCAAGGCCTTTAACCATTTCTTTAAGGAATTGCTTGGCAGCACCATAATGCCGGTATTAATTTCTTGAATTTTCTTCTGAGTAGAGGTGGCATCTTTTTCTTCTACGATCTCTTGCACTGAGCCATCGATATCACGCACAATCCGACCATAGCCACTAGGATTGCTTAGGCTTTGCGTCAGGAGCGCCAAAGCACAATCCTGTCTACGCACACCATCAGCCAAGGTCACTAATTTAGCCAGTGTCTTCTTGCTAGTCAGTGGTACGTCGCCATATAGAACCAAAGTAGGCTCGTTGAGATCTAGCTTAGGTAATGCTTGTAAGACAGCGTGGCCTGTGCCTTTTTGCTCCGCCTGAATAGCAGTGCTCACTTTGCCATAGCGAGGATCTTGCTTAACGGCATTAAGAAGAAATGCTTTGACATCGGCAGCACCATGACCAATCACTACGATCGGGCCATTTTTTGTATTCTTAGTTTGTAATTCCAGGGCTGTGTTAAGAACATATTGCAGTAATGGTTTGCCAGCCAAGGTTTGAAGAACCTTGGGTAAGGCAGATTTCATCCGCTTTCCCTGCCCAGCAGCCAAAATAACGATGTTCATAGAGAGGGATTATAAGACCCCTGAATCACCGTACCGCAAGCTAATTCATCGATTTCTGCCTCGTCAATCGCCTTATCGCCCGCCGACCTTGCGGCAATGCCTGAAAGCTCCGTAGAAATCTCTAAATTCTGAAAATCAAATGCCTCACTATCCATCAAATGAGAAGGGACGATATGGTGCATAGAACGAAATAAATTCTCCACCCGGCCTGGGTATTTCTTTTCCCAATCCCGCAGCATCTCTTTCATCGCACCCCGTTGCAAATTCGGCTGACTGCCACACAAATTGCAAGGAATAATAGGGAAGTCCATATCGACTGCATAACGCTCAAGCAACTTTTCAGGAACATAAGCTAAGGGGCGAATCACAATGTGTTTACCGTCATCAGAGCGCAATTTCGGTGGCATGCCCTTAAGCTTGCCAGCAAAAAACATATTCAACATTAAGGTTTCCAAGATGTCGTCTCGATGATGACCCAGCGCAATTTTGGTCGCACCCAACTCATCTGCTACACGATACAAAATGCCTCGCCGTAAGCGTGAACATAAACCACAGGTTGTCTTCCCCTCAGTAATGACGCGCTTAACAATGCTATAGGTGTCCTGATTCTCAATATGAAACGGTACGCCCAAAGCAGTTAGGTAGTTCGGCAAAATTTCTTCTGAAAACCCAGGTTGTTTTTGATCTAAATTGACAGCAACAATCTCAAAATGAATGGGGGCACGCTCGCGTAACTTTAAGAGAATGTCGAGCATGGCATAGCTATCTTTACCGCCTGAAACACACACCATGACTTTATCGCCATCTTCAATCATGCCGAAGTCACCAATAGCTTGCCCAACTAGACGACATAATTTTTTCTCAAGCTTATTCTCTTCAAGCACCGCTTTACGAGTATCGCCCGTCATAACTGAATGCTTTTCAGCTTGCATTAGCTTGACTTCATCCGAAAGACTTCGACACCGACTGAATGGCAATCTGGATACACATCCGGCTTGGCGGTACTGACACAGGCAGCAATCACCTTAGGGTGCTGCAGCATCGCAGCCACAATATCATCGCAAAAAGTTTCCTGCAAATGAATATGCCCCCTAGAAGACAATCTCTTAATGGTTTCACGCATAAAGTCATAATCTACTACTTCATCTAATTGGTCATTGGACGGCGTATTGACATTGAGGGGTACATATAAATCAACATTCAGAATGACACGTTGCTCACCCTGCTTCTCAAAATCGTGAACCCCAATATTAATGTTGACTTCATAGTCGCGCAAAAATAAACGGCGGCATTCCATAAGCGCTGGATGAGAAAGAGTAGCTTGCATAATTTTCTTTATTTTTATTTTAATGTTTCATTCGTTTTAAACATGACGTCGCGTGAAGAAGGCGCTAAGTGCTGTCCCCCATCTACATATAAGGTGGTACCAGTTATCGCTGTCGCATTGGCTAAAAAAACAGCTGCTTGAGCAACATCCTTAGGTGTTGACGATTTACCCAAAGGCGTCATCTGATGTGCTTTAGTAAAACCAGCTTCTGTTTGATCACCTGAGAGCAAGGTAATTCCCGGAGCCAAGCCGACCACTCTTAAATGGGGTGCAAAATCAAAGGCCAATATTTCAACGGAATTTAATAGCGCCACTTTTGATAAGGTGTAGGACAGGTGATCTGGATTGAGATTAATTAACTTCTGATCGAGCAATTGAATCACTGAGGGAATGGCAGATCCCGATGTATATTTTTTTTCTAAGATACTTTTTTGATATTCGAACATACACTGTGACAACAAAATCGGTGCAGTCAAATTAACCTGCATATGGTCTTGCAAGTTTTTAGATGTCAGAGGTGTATTTGAATTAGCTCGATCATATTCAAAGATCGAAGCGCTATTAACCAAGCACTGTAGGTTTTCAAACTCAGAGGTGACGGCGCTAAATAAGGCTTTCACTTCAGCTTCTTTAGCCAGGTCCGCTTTAAATGCTGTGGCTTTGCGCCCAAGTGTTTGAATTTCAGCTACGGTTGCCTGTGCTTCCGCCTCTGAATGTCCATAATGGACTGCAATATCCCAACCTTGACGGGCAAATTCCAAAGCAATCTCTCGCCCTAGGCGCTTAGCTGCACCGGTCACTAAAACCGCTTTATTTGGCTGGGATGAGGTGTTTGAACTCAAGTTCACTGAAATTCTCTTAGACTAGCGAGCTATGGATATTACCTTGACCAGCCTAGAAACGGCTCATACCGAGCTGCTTCAGCAACAAATAATGGCTGAAATAGCTTCCCAAGGGGGCAAAATCCCATTCTCTAAGTACATGGAGATGGCTTTATATGCCCCAGGAATGGGTTATTACAGCGCTGGCGCCCATAAATTAGGATCAGGTGGAGATTTCACAACAGCTCCTGAGATCAGTCCGCTCTTTGGGGCTGCAATCGTTTCTACCTTGTTACCTATCCTGCGGGGCCTGCAATCTCAAGGCTTGCCTACCCAAATTCTGGAGTTTGGCGCCGGTACGGGCAAGCTTGCTGAATCTATTTTGACGCGGCTGCATGAGCTTGGGTTTGCTCTTGATCGTTACGACATTATTGAAATTTCCCCAGACCTTGCCCAAAGACAAGTGGCGCGCTTGCAGACGCTTTCTCAAAAGCTCAGCCTATCTACGCAATGCCATTGGCTTAGCGCCCTGCCAAGTCAATTCAAAGGGATCATTCTGGCAAATGAGGTGATGGATGCTATCCCCTGTGATGCCATTATTTATCACGATGGTTTTTGGCATTGGCATGATGTCACTACAGTCAATGAAAAATTAAATTGGATAGTAGGAAGGCCTGTTCAACAAGATTTACTTCCTGAAGCTTTACTCACGGGTCATTTCTCGGAAGGCTATCTCACTGAATTACATCCGCAAGCCAACGCTTGGGCTGGACAAATTGCCAAGCAATTACATACTGGCTTATTTCTGACTTTTGATTATGGCTTTCCGGAGACCGAGTACTACCATCCTCAGCGTTCTACTGGAACGCTCATGGCACATCATCGCCATCATGCCATTCAAGATCCTTTTTATCTTCCAGGACTTTGTGATATCACTACGCATATTGCATGGACTCAGATAGCGCGTAGTGTATTAAATAAAACCGTAGACGATGTCTATCTGAGCAATCAAGCAGGGTATTTACTCGATGCCGGCATTGGGGATATTGCGCTAGAAATCGGTGACCCCAGCAATCCAAAAACTTTCTTACCGATTTCTAATGCATTACAAAAACTGTTATCAGAAGCTGAAATGGGTGAGCTCTTTAAGGTCTTTGCTTTTTCGAAGAACCTCAACGCTGCTCTACCCGATGTACTCCACTACACCTTAGAAGACTTGCCAGGGCTGCGAGGCAGAAACCGTCTCTCGTCTTGCTAGTTTTTAAGCGCCACTGTCACAGCAGCAAGTCTTGCCGCATCGACTGCGCTTCGAATGACCTCACCATTAGCGCGATTCTCTGAGGGAATACTAGCGATCACCGCTGCGGTATTCAGCGCTTGGGTTTGTTGCAAACTCGTCATCAAGGGTTGAATTGACAAACTAATACTTTGAGCTAACCCTAGTAAGTCTAGTGTGCGCTCAGGCTTACGCCACGCATCTGCGCGGTTAAACCAAGTCAACACATCAACGGGTTCATATACCCCAGCAGCTGCACTAGCGGTCTTTTCTATCAGTTGATACAACTTACTAAAGATCTCGCAAAAATCTCGCACCTCCTTAGGCATGCGCACACACTCTGCCCAAGAACGAATAAGCTCACTAGGCAGGTGCATGAGTACTACAGCGCAGCGATACTCGAGCAGAGCATGGATTGAATGTAAACGCACAATCAATTCTTCGCGGGCAAGCTCTTGAGTTAACTGCAATGTGAGCGCTGATGGCAAAAGGGTTTTAGCAGCGCCCGTATCTAACAGAACCTGAAACATTCGCATTGGCTTCTCAGCCATCAATCCTCTAGCCAACTCTTGCCAAATACGTTCTGCAGATAGTGCGGCTAATTCATTCGATTGCACAATGGCTTGTAAAGCCTTCATAGTTTGCGCTGCTATCGTAAATGTAGGGAAACGTGCTGCAAAACGCGCAATGCGTAAAAGTCGCAAAGGATCTTCGGCAAAAGCATCAGATACATGACGAAATACTTTAGCTGCTAAATCCTGTTGGCCATTGTAGGGATCCAAAATAGGTCCCACCCTATTACACTCTTGATCGACTTCTTGAGCCATTGCATTGATCGTGAGGTCTCGACGCTCTAAGTCTTGCTCTAAGGTGACAGTAGGGTCGGCATAAAACATAAACCCTTTATAGCCCTTGCCAGTTTTTCGTTCTGTTCGCGCAAGCGCATACTCTGCCTGAGTATCTGGATGCAGGAATACGGGGAAATCTTTCCCTACCGGCCGATAGCCCTTAGCGATCATCTCTTCGACGTTGGAACCCACCACGACATAATCAATGTCATGTACTGGTAAACCCATAAGGGTATCCCGAATAGCGCCACCGACTGCATAGATCTTCATTAACTTATTTCATACCTTCAAGCGTACGCCGACTCATTCCAAATACTTGAGTCAGTGCATCTAGACCGCCAATCGGCAAAATATTTGGCACCTGCATAGAAGCAATATTGTCTCGTGACATCAAAGTTGAAACAGGTAGGTACTCAAAAGCCAGTGCTTGCAAATACCCCACAAAGTCTGGAACAGGAATAACGGCACATCGAGTGTCTACTTTGCGTGCTGCCAGTTCGACAATCTCTCGCATGGTGTAAACCGTTGTTCCAACAAGGTCATATGTCTGGCCAATAGTAGCCGGCATCTTTAGAGACTTAGTAAAGGCCCCAGCTACATCATCCACGCTGACAGGCTGAAACTTGGCAGTGGAATTAGCCAAAGGCATCGCTGGAAAAATCTTGGTTAATTTTGCAAATAAATTAATGAATTGATCTTGGGCGCCAAAAATCACAGAAGGTCTAAAAATAGTCCAATCTAGACTACTGGCTTTTACAGCTGCTTCGCCATCACCTTTACTGCGCTGATACATAGAAGGACCCTTTGAGTCAGCTCCTAAAGCACTCATATGTAAATAACGCTTCAGGCCGTTGAGTTGCATAGCAGTAATAATATTTTTTGGTAGATCCACATGGGCTGCTTTAAACACTGCACCATAAGGTAATGCTGGCTTGTCATGTAAGACGCCTACTAAATTAATCACAGCACCGTTAGCTTGGATGCGTGAGCACAGATTTTGCAAGGTATCAAACTCGTGAACATCAGCATCTTCTATGTGAACCTTAGGTAGCATGCGTAATTCACTAGCTGCTGCTAAGTGCCGCGTAGGCAGTAACACGGAATATCCCTCAGCTTGCAATTGCGCCGCTAAGACCCTGCCTACAAAGCCATTACCACCAATCAGCAAAATGTCATATTTCATAAAAAATCCGATTTCATTAAAGGTTTAAGGTAATTCAGATGCGAGGGCTACCTTAGGTGTAATTACACCTAGGCGTTGCTTCAAAGAAGTCGTCTGACCATTCATAACTGAGGAATAGTAAATCGAATTGGCAAGCACATTCTTGACGTAAGTCCGTGTCTCTAAGAACGGAATCGTTTCCGCAAAAATGGCGCCCTCAGTTGGACTTGTGAGTTTTTCACGCCACGCTTTAGAGCGTGAGGGGCCTGCGTTATACGCTGCAGATGCAAGTACCCAGGATCCATCCAAATCGACTAAGACCATATTTAAATAATTACTGCCCAAAGTTAAATTAATATTGGTATCGCTCAGTTTGTCATTGGTATAGTTCGTCATACCAATTTTCTTAGCGACATACTTTCCAGTATTGGGCATGACTTGCATCAGGCCAGAGGCGCCTACTGATGAAGAGGCATTCATGATAAAACGAGATTCTTGACGAATCAGCCCATATGCCCAAGCTAAGTTCAAATCAATTTGCTTGGCAATCGGCGTCAACTCCTCACGAAATGGCGTTGGATAACGAAGACTAAAGTCATGCTCTTGTTTTGTACGGTCAGCCGTATTGACTACGCGGTCATAGAGGGCGATGCGTTTTGCATACTCAGCAGCAGCCAATAGCTGTTTGTCGCTCATATTGCGCAACTCCCAGTTCCATTCACGATTTCCTTCGAAACGTAAATTCATGGCATAAAACCGTTCGCCCCTAAGAAATCCTTTACGACTCGCCATGGTTTCTATATCTGCATCATTTACTTTCGTACGGGCTGGTGGATGATTTGATTTACCTAAATCTTCACGTGCCAACTGCCCATAAAAATTAAATTGCTCACTGACTAACTCTAAATTCTCACGGGCTTTTTCATGCTGGCCTTCGGCCTTCAGTGCACGTGCATACCAGTAGGTCCATGCGGGATCTTTACTGCGTACTGCAGGATTCATACCCTCGATCGCATTCTTGACTAGCAGCCAGTCTTTCGCACGCAAGCCTGCACGTACTTTCCACTCCTGTCCTTCAGTGGATAAGAGTTCATTAAAACCCAGATCCTGTTGCAAGCGATAAGCATCATCTGCCCTAGGGTCTAATTTTTTAGCCAGAAACTGCCCAATGACTCCCCAGGCTACCGCTTGATTTTCTTTACTATAGCGAGGAGCATTTTGTGAGAAATCCTTAAATGCTTTTGCAGGATCTGCTCTGGCGGCCTTCACAATTTCAGCGATGGGATCTTCACCGCCAAGACGGCGAGACATTGTCTCAAAACCAAGCTCACCAGCAGCCCGACCCAAGGCCTTTGCCTCACTCGGCGTCATTCCACCAGCCCCCACTAAAGCAGGGACGAGCTCTTGGCAAGCTAAGCCAAAAAAGCGAGGATCAAGCAACACGGCACGTGCATCCATCGCTAACTTCATAGGGTTCTCACCTTGTATCAACTTAGATTGCAGCGCATAGCATTTCAACTGCGTATCGTCATCCAAAGCAAACTTGGGATATTCCATATCAAAGCGTGACCAATCTTTGCGCTTACCCAAGACCAGCAACCAATCATTACGCATCCGATCTGCTAGAGCGGTACCCTGATATTGGTTTAAGAAAGCCAGTACCTGCGCATCTGCATTCGTATCTGCACGAGCTACACCAGCATTATCAAATAACTGCGGCTTGATACGGAAATAGGCTACGTAGTCTTCATAGGGGTAATTGGCCAGACTTGCAGCAAGTGTTTGTGTGCGAGCAACATCATTTTTTCTAGCGGCATCACGTAACTCAATA from Polynucleobacter antarcticus harbors:
- a CDS encoding pirin family protein, translated to MKKLIGIQGNDQGHWVGDGFPVRTLFFYQNLGKQMSPFLMLDYAGPAEFLPTTERKGVGSHPHRGFETVTIVYDGEVAHKDSTGQGGVIGPGDVQWMTAGSGILHEEFHAESFAKRGGILRMVQLWINLPAKDKMTQPAYQAILDKQIPSVDLQNVGGSARIIAGKFQGIIGPAHTFTPMQVIDLHLKKGMATIEAPDGWNTSLVVLTGAVTSGESLPAKDAQMLMFSHDGQGIELDVLEDSRALLLSGEPIDEPIVGYGPFVMNSQAEIAQAIHDFNSGSFGKIT
- the glmS gene encoding glutamine--fructose-6-phosphate transaminase (isomerizing), yielding MCGIVGAISNKNIVDVLVEGLRRLEYRGYDSCGFAVIDGADAKHPIERARTTARVAELAEQSKDFHGTLGIAHTRWATHGKPDTQNAHPHISNGLIAVVHNGIIENYETLRAQLQAAAYVFTSETDTEVIAHLVHQQYVADGQKNLALAVKAVLPKLHGAYAIGVIAQDSPKTLVGARAGSPLVVAHGEHEHFLASDALALAGKAQSMMYLEEGDIAILKADSVEVMDRAGQLVQRELKPMPAQAESVDLGPYQHYMQKEIFEQPRAIGDTLANIASFGPELFHADPEEWKKFDHILILACGTSYYSACVAKYWLEDLAGVPTQVEIASEYRYRTTVPNPNALIVVVSQSGETADTLAALRHAQALGHPYTLSICNVGSSAMVRETKWSFLTKAGTEIGVASTKAFTTQLVALYLLAVSLAKRAGRILPEREKEILRELRHLPKALQAVLALEPQIIAWSDAFAKCENALFLGRGMHYPIALEGALKLKEISYIHAEAYPAGELKHGPLALVTEKMPVVTVAPKDELLEKLKSNMQEVKARGGKLYVFADQDTEITSSEGINVIRLPEHYGDLSPILHVVPLQLLAYHTACALGTDVDKPRNLAKSVTVE
- the glmU gene encoding bifunctional UDP-N-acetylglucosamine diphosphorylase/glucosamine-1-phosphate N-acetyltransferase GlmU, with the protein product MNIVILAAGQGKRMKSALPKVLQTLAGKPLLQYVLNTALELQTKNTKNGPIVVIGHGAADVKAFLLNAVKQDPRYGKVSTAIQAEQKGTGHAVLQALPKLDLNEPTLVLYGDVPLTSKKTLAKLVTLADGVRRQDCALALLTQSLSNPSGYGRIVRDIDGSVQEIVEEKDATSTQKKIQEINTGIMVLPSNSLKKWLKALRASNAQGEYYLTDVIAMAVKDGVPIRTTQADAEYETVGVNSRDQLAALERVHQQHIATQLMDAGVSLADPARIDVRGTLECGTDVFIDVGCVFEGDVTLGSGTRIGPYSIIRNSTIGKQVAIHAFSHLDGAKVGAASVIGPYARLRPGADLANDVHIGNFVEVKNSRIAANSKANHLAYVGDSIVGARVNIGAGTITCNYDGVNKHQTIIEDDVFIGSDTQLVAPVRVGRGATLGAGTTLTKDAPPNQLTVSRAKQISLPWERPIKQEKKVAASKVSAKKKVAKKVVAKGKK
- the ttcA gene encoding tRNA 2-thiocytidine(32) synthetase TtcA; its protein translation is MQAEKHSVMTGDTRKAVLEENKLEKKLCRLVGQAIGDFGMIEDGDKVMVCVSGGKDSYAMLDILLKLRERAPIHFEIVAVNLDQKQPGFSEEILPNYLTALGVPFHIENQDTYSIVKRVITEGKTTCGLCSRLRRGILYRVADELGATKIALGHHRDDILETLMLNMFFAGKLKGMPPKLRSDDGKHIVIRPLAYVPEKLLERYAVDMDFPIIPCNLCGSQPNLQRGAMKEMLRDWEKKYPGRVENLFRSMHHIVPSHLMDSEAFDFQNLEISTELSGIAARSAGDKAIDEAEIDELACGTVIQGSYNPSL
- a CDS encoding dihydroneopterin aldolase; amino-acid sequence: MQATLSHPALMECRRLFLRDYEVNINIGVHDFEKQGEQRVILNVDLYVPLNVNTPSNDQLDEVVDYDFMRETIKRLSSRGHIHLQETFCDDIVAAMLQHPKVIAACVSTAKPDVYPDCHSVGVEVFRMKSS
- a CDS encoding SDR family oxidoreductase, translating into MNLSSNTSSQPNKAVLVTGAAKRLGREIALEFARQGWDIAVHYGHSEAEAQATVAEIQTLGRKATAFKADLAKEAEVKALFSAVTSEFENLQCLVNSASIFEYDRANSNTPLTSKNLQDHMQVNLTAPILLSQCMFEYQKSILEKKYTSGSAIPSVIQLLDQKLINLNPDHLSYTLSKVALLNSVEILAFDFAPHLRVVGLAPGITLLSGDQTEAGFTKAHQMTPLGKSSTPKDVAQAAVFLANATAITGTTLYVDGGQHLAPSSRDVMFKTNETLK
- a CDS encoding class I SAM-dependent methyltransferase, giving the protein MTSLETAHTELLQQQIMAEIASQGGKIPFSKYMEMALYAPGMGYYSAGAHKLGSGGDFTTAPEISPLFGAAIVSTLLPILRGLQSQGLPTQILEFGAGTGKLAESILTRLHELGFALDRYDIIEISPDLAQRQVARLQTLSQKLSLSTQCHWLSALPSQFKGIILANEVMDAIPCDAIIYHDGFWHWHDVTTVNEKLNWIVGRPVQQDLLPEALLTGHFSEGYLTELHPQANAWAGQIAKQLHTGLFLTFDYGFPETEYYHPQRSTGTLMAHHRHHAIQDPFYLPGLCDITTHIAWTQIARSVLNKTVDDVYLSNQAGYLLDAGIGDIALEIGDPSNPKTFLPISNALQKLLSEAEMGELFKVFAFSKNLNAALPDVLHYTLEDLPGLRGRNRLSSC
- a CDS encoding polynucleotide adenylyltransferase, which translates into the protein MKIYAVGGAIRDTLMGLPVHDIDYVVVGSNVEEMIAKGYRPVGKDFPVFLHPDTQAEYALARTERKTGKGYKGFMFYADPTVTLEQDLERRDLTINAMAQEVDQECNRVGPILDPYNGQQDLAAKVFRHVSDAFAEDPLRLLRIARFAARFPTFTIAAQTMKALQAIVQSNELAALSAERIWQELARGLMAEKPMRMFQVLLDTGAAKTLLPSALTLQLTQELAREELIVRLHSIHALLEYRCAVVLMHLPSELIRSWAECVRMPKEVRDFCEIFSKLYQLIEKTASAAAGVYEPVDVLTWFNRADAWRKPERTLDLLGLAQSISLSIQPLMTSLQQTQALNTAAVIASIPSENRANGEVIRSAVDAARLAAVTVALKN
- a CDS encoding complex I NDUFA9 subunit family protein; its protein translation is MKYDILLIGGNGFVGRVLAAQLQAEGYSVLLPTRHLAAASELRMLPKVHIEDADVHEFDTLQNLCSRIQANGAVINLVGVLHDKPALPYGAVFKAAHVDLPKNIITAMQLNGLKRYLHMSALGADSKGPSMYQRSKGDGEAAVKASSLDWTIFRPSVIFGAQDQFINLFAKLTKIFPAMPLANSTAKFQPVSVDDVAGAFTKSLKMPATIGQTYDLVGTTVYTMREIVELAARKVDTRCAVIPVPDFVGYLQALAFEYLPVSTLMSRDNIASMQVPNILPIGGLDALTQVFGMSRRTLEGMK
- a CDS encoding lytic transglycosylase domain-containing protein, with protein sequence MEKKFNDLSILHKTLGLLLSLTLLVCTPVLAAEKAKKAIQPKESKASTFEMTDADRTFIELRDAARKNDVARTQTLAASLANYPYEDYVAYFRIKPQLFDNAGVARADTNADAQVLAFLNQYQGTALADRMRNDWLLVLGKRKDWSRFDMEYPKFALDDDTQLKCYALQSKLIQGENPMKLAMDARAVLLDPRFFGLACQELVPALVGAGGMTPSEAKALGRAAGELGFETMSRRLGGEDPIAEIVKAARADPAKAFKDFSQNAPRYSKENQAVAWGVIGQFLAKKLDPRADDAYRLQQDLGFNELLSTEGQEWKVRAGLRAKDWLLVKNAIEGMNPAVRSKDPAWTYWYARALKAEGQHEKARENLELVSEQFNFYGQLAREDLGKSNHPPARTKVNDADIETMASRKGFLRGERFYAMNLRFEGNREWNWELRNMSDKQLLAAAEYAKRIALYDRVVNTADRTKQEHDFSLRYPTPFREELTPIAKQIDLNLAWAYGLIRQESRFIMNASSSVGASGLMQVMPNTGKYVAKKIGMTNYTNDKLSDTNINLTLGSNYLNMVLVDLDGSWVLASAAYNAGPSRSKAWREKLTSPTEGAIFAETIPFLETRTYVKNVLANSIYYSSVMNGQTTSLKQRLGVITPKVALASELP